A DNA window from Arachis duranensis cultivar V14167 chromosome 3, aradu.V14167.gnm2.J7QH, whole genome shotgun sequence contains the following coding sequences:
- the LOC107477645 gene encoding LOW QUALITY PROTEIN: uncharacterized protein LOC107477645 (The sequence of the model RefSeq protein was modified relative to this genomic sequence to represent the inferred CDS: substituted 1 base at 1 genomic stop codon): MEKLEQPPQNWSEAAEDLAAAGDTDGAIAFIESVISNLELQTLKDPSDSIVTQLQLASALTELATLYSSKGFSLKADELRTRASLIKQTQQKYLLFFFPLPFEMRHLNXGFLNNSNFNGDLDRGLNEKHAELPAETSPHNDSSDDDWEAMADRKPDELLPTVSSDCIAGVSNLKLENSKSPAPKRRGRGTFSYEKHELYSDQLRDSSVDDVEDEGSHCNSEDKKVVQNAKYGTAHVLVLADFPPSTRTIELERLFEDFKDRGFVIRWVNDTVALAVFQTPSVALEARKSIRCPFNVRILSEDDTLLGSIKTKDLEPPRQRPKTSAQAAQRLIAHGMGLKLPLVGSGSREHRKQEDARRDRIVTRQKLRDEAWGDD; encoded by the exons ATGGAGAAACTCGAACAGCCACCACAAAACTGGAGCGAAGCCGCGGAGGACCTCGCCGCCGCCGGAGACACCGACGGCGCCATCGCTTTCATCGAATCGGTGATCTCAAATCTTGAGCTCCAAACCCTAAAAGACCCTTCCGATTCCATCGTCACGCAGCTCCAATTGGCCTCCGCTCTCACCGAATTGGCCACACTTTACTCATCCAAGGGTTTCTCCCTCAAAGCCGATGAACTTAGAACCCGCGCTTCTCTCATCAAACAAACGCAACAAAAGtaccttctttttttctttcctcttccgTTTGAAATGCGACACTTAAATTAGGGATTCCTAAACAATTCTAACTTTAACGGGGATTTGGATCGTG GGCTTAATGAGAAGCATGCGGAATTGCCTGCTGAGACTTCCCCTCACAATGATTCTTCAGACGATG ATTGGGAAGCAATGGCAGATCGCAAGCCTGATGAGTTACTGCCCACAGTATCCTCAGATTGTATAGCTGGAGTATCAAATCTTAAATTGGAGAATTCTAAGAGTCCAGCCCCAAAGCGGCGTGGAAGAGGAACATTTTCTTATGAAAAACATGAACTTTATAGTGATCAATTACGTGATAGCTCAGTCGACGATGTTGAGGATGAAGGGAGTCACTGTAATTCAGAAGATAAAAAAGTTGTACAGAACG CAAAATACGGGACTGCACATGTTCTTGTTTTGGCTGACTTTCCACCAAGTACAAGGACAATCGAACTGGAGAGGCTTTTTGAGGACTTCAAAGATCGTGGATTTGTGATTCGCTGGGTTAATGATACAGTTGCTCTTGCAGTATTCCAAACACCTTCAGTTG CACTTGAGGCTCGAAAAAGTATTCGTTGTCCATTCAATGTAAGGATACTTAGTGAAGATGATACACTCCTTGGTTCAATTAAAACTAAAG ACTTGGAACCACCACGGCAACGACCAAAAACATCTGCCCAAGCAGCACAGCGGCTGATTGCTCATGGCATGGGATTAAAGTTACCGTTGGTAGGATCTGGGTCCAGAGAACACAGAAAGCAAGAGGATGCCAGGAGGGACCGCATTGTTACCAGGCAAAAGTTGAGGGACGAGGCTTGGGGAGATGACTAG
- the LOC107477677 gene encoding E3 ubiquitin-protein ligase PUB23-like gives MAETEIPEYFLCPISLEMMKEPVTAVTGITYERESIEQWLRKAKECVCPVTKQPLPRSSQYLTPNHTLRRLIQAWSEATNNAARGHGADHQQIPNPQLEKVQVEKLVKDLKVPHRNQRALKKLHGFAMESERTRTCMAEAGVANAMVIFINQRFQQGKTMCLEEALRILHLTWNIPSRTNMKALVGENLDFINSLTWILHLNVHNNNGKIVNEAMPLLKLTIQNTNSTILGNLNFQFFKEMVRVLGKRTISQQALKSTLQILIETCPLGRNRKSIVESGAVSNLIELELEKPEKNISEHIFNLLAHLCSCAEGREMFLKHAAAIAMVSKRILRVSSATDDRAIHILSVIGKYSGSSEVVLEMLRVGAVSKLCMVIQADCASYLKEKARGILRLHSKVWSDSPCIQLYLLTRYQR, from the exons ATGGCAGAAACTGAGATTCCTGAATATTTTCTTTGCCCAATTTCCCTTGAGATGATGAAGGAGCCTGTGACTGCGGTAACAGGCATCACATACGAAAGAGAAAGCATTGAGCAATGGCTGCGGAAGGCGAAAGAGTGCGTTTGCCCCGTGACGAAGCAGCCATTGCCGCGAAGCTCACAATATTTGACCCCAAATCACACTTTAAGGAGACTGATTCAGGCATGGAGTGAAGCCACTAATAATGCAGCTAGAGGCCACGGTGCTGATCATCAACAGATTCCAAATCCGCAGTTGGAGAAGGTGCAAGTTGAGAAGCTAGTGAAGGATCTTAAGGTTCCTCATAGGAATCAAAGAGCGCTGAAGAAGTTGCATGGTTTTGCCATGGAAAGTGAGAGGACTAGAACTTGCATGGCTGAAGCTGGTGTTGCTAATGCCATGGTTATCTTCATTAACCAGCGTTTCCAACAAg GTAAGACAATGTGCCTAGAAGAAGCTCTAAGAATTCTTCATCTTACTTGGAATATACCATCAAGGACCAACATGAAGGCTCTTGTTGGAGAAAACTTGGACTTCATCAACTCTTTGACTTGGATTTTGCACCTTAACGTGCACAACAACAACGGTAAGATAGTAAACGAAGCAATGCCTTTATTGAAGTTGACAATTCAAAACACAAATTCAACCATCTTAGGGAACTTGAACTTCCAATTCTTCAAGGAAATGGTGAGAGTATTGGGAAAAAGAACAATATCTCAACAAGCCCTAAAATCCACCTTGCAAATCCTCATAGAAACATGCCCTTTGGGCAGGAATCGAAAGAGCATTGTCGAGTCGGGTGCAGTTTCAAACCTAATCGAACTTGAACTTGAAAAACCGGAGAAAAACATCTCCGAACATATATTCAACCTTCTAGCACATCTATGTTCATGTGCTGAAGGTAGAGAAATGTTTCTTAAACATGCCGCGGCAATAGCAATGGTTTCTAAGAGGATTCTTAGGGTTTCTTCCGCGACGGACGACCGGGCGATCCATATTTTATCGGTGATCGGAAAATATTCGGGATCAAGTGAGGTTGTTCTTGAGATGCTTAGGGTTGGTGCAGTGTCCAAGCTTTGCATGGTGATTCAAGCAGATTGTGCATCTTATTTGAAAGAGAAAGCAAGGGGTATACTTAGGTTGCATTCCAAAGTTTGGAGTGATTCACCTTGCATACAACTCTACTTATTAACTAGGTACCAAAGATag